Part of the Acidobacteriota bacterium genome, GTGCAGGAGGAGCGTCGCCTGCGCACCGAGAGTCAGCCCATCGGCCGGCTGGTGGAGCAGTTCCTGATGACCGCCTTCTCGGCCCACACCTACAAGCAGCCGGTGGTCGGCTATCCGAGCGACCTGCAGGCCTTCACCATGACCGACGCCGGCGAGTTCTTCCAGACCTACTATGCGCCCTCGAACATGATCACGGCGGTGGTCGGCCACGTCGACGCCGAACGCCTGATTCCCCAGCTCGAGCGCTACTTCGGACGGATCCCGGCCCGCAAGGGGCCGTCGCCGCTGCGCACCGTCGAGCCGCCGCAGCTCGGTGAGCGCACCGTGCGGTTGGTCGAGAAGGCCCAGCCGATCTACCTCGAGGGCTATCACAAGCCCGAGAACACCCACCCGGACCAGCCGGTCTTCGACGCCATCGACGACATCCTGTCGAACGGTCGCACTTCGCGTCTCCACCGTCGCCTGATCCGCGACGAGCAGGTCGCCGTGACGGTGCAGACCTTCACCGGCTTCCCGGGATCGCGCTATCCCAATCTATGGACCGCTCTGGTGGTGCCGTCCCGCCAAGCCGACCTGGAAGACTTCCAGGGCCAGCTACGCGAGGAGATCGAGCGCCTCAAGACCGAAGACGTCAGTGCCGAGGAGCTCGAGCGTTTCAAGACCCGCGCCAAGGGCGATCTAATTCGCGGTCTGCGCAGCAACCAAGGGCTGGCCTTCCAGCTCGCCACCTATCAGGCCCTGTTCGGCGACTGGCGCGAGCTGTTCCGCAGCATCGACCGCCTCGAAGCGGTGACGCCGGCGGATATCCGTCGCGTCGCCAACGAGACCTTCAAGACCAACAACCGGACCGTCGCCTACATCGAGACGACGACCGAAGAAGCCGGCGCAGGCCGCTAGGTACGGGAGAACGAGATCATGAAACTTGCCAAGCTTCTCGCCCTACCCTGCCTGCTGTTGACCTCCACCCTGGTGGCCGAGGTCCCGACCG contains:
- a CDS encoding pitrilysin family protein — its product is MIRPLSLFDRRLLVLAAALLLALPAVSQDLASFEKKTTVHTLDNGWTFLIVERPTAPVFSFATIVKVGSAQELPGITGLAHMFEHMAFKGTREIGTTDYDAEAKALEALEAAYLAWQDERLSGKADEARLAELEKAFKERQEEAQQYVVQNAFDEIVERAGGTGMNAFTNTDWTGYFYSLPANRTELFTLLESDRFSNPVFREFYQERDVVQEERRLRTESQPIGRLVEQFLMTAFSAHTYKQPVVGYPSDLQAFTMTDAGEFFQTYYAPSNMITAVVGHVDAERLIPQLERYFGRIPARKGPSPLRTVEPPQLGERTVRLVEKAQPIYLEGYHKPENTHPDQPVFDAIDDILSNGRTSRLHRRLIRDEQVAVTVQTFTGFPGSRYPNLWTALVVPSRQADLEDFQGQLREEIERLKTEDVSAEELERFKTRAKGDLIRGLRSNQGLAFQLATYQALFGDWRELFRSIDRLEAVTPADIRRVANETFKTNNRTVAYIETTTEEAGAGR